Proteins from one Aspergillus nidulans FGSC A4 chromosome VIII genomic window:
- a CDS encoding stress-regulated transcription factor RPN4 (transcript_id=CADANIAT00001960) has translation MYMHPSVRKGAITSDQTSTLSSFNYPDSVFIQDDQFLPDYTQDLPFQYLSQDLGRLQSPFQYHQHLNVVSPPSSVPSSPTSSPASSVSHFPAATAASADYSAVFDGSSSFEAPSMTPASSYNPEIHIQHSNSPQQQSYLPQYNQQFVFGNSPMLAQQQFIPNNHGWENNLQISNSHNIPRMSQQFNGHQQTPNASGRSPVNQRAAYNSAPPTKPLPTPVHTPVQQSFLTPQFQKNELVHDGNYSFIPDHQHQQQQQQLSDHSHAPSVSTVSHNSPVTPQNQLEEVEDSKVVPNGENQHSDDRWLDDYLRFDALPDYSGSNGLPLGIPKLNRTITDAYQDELFNPTMMHTPQLSKQANQNQQNLLAPSYNNIVANRLQAANQGHLCARVQSPVGSIARERSPFRQNSPMAAEYEQQAMTSAPTSQPGMAMQHQPQTEPKTISPKDAVLNDFNEGNDHGLPLYQTDFNLGDNLGLRQESFQPAPNFPSMESFPAQFNQSQFTFNQPQPQSQPSSRRPSQQQQQQQNFLHHTPEFPASIPRFESTNSEAYSNGLTSPTLSKTAGPVQRPANTSSNGGTYTCTYHGCTQRFETPSDLQKHKREAHRQTTPGGHLAPRDGTSRNSQAGPHKCTRPNPSTGKPCNSIFSRPYDLTRHEDTIHNARKQKVRCHLCTEEKTFSRNDALTRHMRVVHPEVEWPGKQKRRTRE, from the coding sequence ATGTACATGCACCCATCAGTACGTAAAGGTGCCATCACATCAGATCAAACTTCGACActttcctccttcaactATCCCGACTCCGTTTTCATCCAAGACGATCAATTTCTTCCCGACTACACTCAGGATCTTCCTTTCCAATACCTTAGTCAAGATCTGGGCCGACTGCAGTCGCCCTTCCAGTACCACCAGCACCTGAACGTCGTCTCCCCACCGTCGTCCGTGCCCTCGTCTCCCACCTCGTCGCCAGCGTCGTCGGTGTCGCACTTTCCCGCCGCGACGGCAGCTTCTGCCGATTACTCTGCCGTCTTTGACGGCTCATCCAGCTTCGAGGCTCCTTCGATGACCCCCGCTTCCTCCTACAATCCTGAGATCCATATCCAGCACTCCAActctccgcagcagcaatcgtACCTTCCTCAATATAACCAGCAGTTCGTCTTTGGCAACTCACCAATGTTGGCGCAACAGCAGTTCATTCCCAACAACCACGGCTGGGAGAACAACCTGCAAATATCCAACTCGCACAACATCCCGCGCATGTCGCAACAATTCAACGGCCACCAGCAGACTCCCAATGCCTCAGGGAGGTCACCGGTGAACCAACGCGCTGCTTACAACAGTGCTCCTCCTACAAAACCTCTGCCTACACCAGTGCACACACCGGTGCAGCAGTCGTTCCTTACACCTCAATTTCAGAAGAACGAGCTGGTGCATGATGGCAACTACTCGTTTATTCCAGatcaccagcaccagcagcaacagcaacagctaAGCGACCATTCCCACGCACCTTCCGTTTCCACTGTGAGCCACAACTCTCCAGTCACCCCTCAAAACCAGCTTGAAGAGGTCGAAGACTCCAAAGTCGTTCCCAATGGTGAGAACCAACATTCCGATGACCGATGGCTGGATGATTACTTACGTTTCGATGCGCTTCCAGACTACAGTGGCTCCAACGGATTGCCTTTGGGAATCCCCAAACTCAACCGAACGATCACCGATGCTTATCAagacgagctcttcaatcCGACCATGATGCACACACCACAGCTCTCTAAGCAAGccaaccagaaccagcagaACTTGCTGGCCCCCTCCTACAACAATATCGTTGCGAACCGGTTACAGGCTGCCAACCAGGGCCATCTCTGTGCACGCGTACAGTCTCCCGTGGGCTCAATAGCCCGGGAACGTTCTCCGTTCAGACAAAATTCTCCCATGGCTGCCGAGTACGAACAGCAGGCTATGACTAGCGCGCCTACCAGCCAACCTGGAATGGCAATGCAGCATCAGCCCCAGACTGAGCCAAAGACAATTTCCCCAAAGGACGCAGTGCTCAACGATTTCAATGAGGGTAACGATCATGGGCTACCGCTTTACCAGACCGACTTCAACCTAGGTGACAATCTTGGACTTCGTCAGGAAAGCTTTCAGCCGGCTCCGAATTTCCCTTCCATGGAATCATTCCCTGCTCAGTTCAACCAGTCCCAGTTCACCTTCAACCAGCCACAGCCTCAGTCGCAACCTTCCAGTCGACGACCatcccagcaacagcaacagcaacagaactTCCTGCATCACACTCCTGAGTTTCCTGCGTCAATCCCTCGATTCGAGTCTACGAACAGTGAAGCTTACTCGAATGGTCTAACGTCGCCTACTCTGTCGAAGACGGCTGGCCCAGTGCAGCGACCTGCGAACACATCGTCAAATGGTGGCACCTACACCTGCACGTACCATGGCTGTACGCAGCGTTTTGAGACACCATCTGATTTACAAAAACACAAACGCGAGGCGCATCGTCAAACCACACCGGGGGGTCACCTGGCACCGCGTGACGGGACATCACGCAACTCGCAAGCTGGTCCCCACAAATGCACCCGTCCGAATCCTTCGACAGGAAAGCCTTGCAATTCTATCTTCTCTCGGCCTTACGATCTTACACGGCACGAAGATACGATCCACAATGCCCGCAAACAGAAAGTCCGCTGTCATCTGTGCACCGAGGAAAAGACCTTTTCGCGCAATGACGCTCTGACACGGCACATGCGGGTGGTACATCCCGAAGTGGAATGGCCCGGCAAACAGAAGCGCAGGACGAGGGAGTAG